Genomic segment of Coffea arabica cultivar ET-39 chromosome 1e, Coffea Arabica ET-39 HiFi, whole genome shotgun sequence:
TTTTTACCGAATCAATTCTTGTCCAATCACACTAGAGACCCGGTCCGGTCTAATGGCCGATTCAACCGTCGAGCCGATCCGAATTTAATAACTATAGTTTTTTTCACTTGGTTAGTATCGATTTATTTATACGTCATGTATAtatcaacatattttttttagGAGTATAAGCACAAACTTGCTAGAGAATCTTTCAGATGTATGTGATGTGAATAATATTTTGAGTTTTGACATTACTAAGGACCTTTGTATTTGTTGAGGATAATCACCGAAGGGCATTCTAATTTCTAAGATTATCCATgggtatattttgcttgcatcagCAAAGTAAAGCGCCAACCATTTTTTGAGGgaagtttctgcaattttcttaaACCTGAAGGGTACCGCCTTCAATTTTcacaaacctcaggggaggttctTAAAATTATCCGAGGAGGATTTAATGAAATTCCAGGGCCGAAAACTAAACCACAGAATAGGTGATGACGCAAGCGGGCACTCTGCAGACTCAGGCTTCCAGAGGGCTTCCCTTCTTGGGAAAAGTTCAAGTACGAGCATCATTCTTCCAACAACTTATGCTTCGaatgaaaaaacaaaatgagCATCATTCTTCCCACTAAATAAAACAATTTGTCCTCTTATTTCACtatacttttctcttttttgaatTCGAATTGAAGGTTCTTCTTACACGTGAGCCCGACTAAAGATTTACCCTGGACGCAGAGCCAAATTTGAGGTAAAGATGGCTGATGCTAGAAGGGGGATTTCTGTTTTTACCAGAAGTACAATGCAGAGAAGCACCCGTTATCATGTGGAACAGAAATCAGAAAACACATGAAGAGGTACTTGGGCCAAAAACTAGCACGGATATCAGTCATTAAGCCTGGTTtgctcatcatcatcatcgcgAGTAGTGGTTCCAGCAAGAGGTTTCTGTTCATCATCTTTTCTTGATTTATATGAAGATGAGCTCTTTCGGGAATTATGGACAGGAAGGCGACTGGGATCATATGTTTGGGATGCAAGGTAATTCAAAGCTATAACAATATCAGCTATCACGGGTCGCATGCTAGCTTGCTCCTGGACGCACATTGCAGCAATTGCAAGAGCTTGATACAAGCCCCTTACGGGATATTGACCTTCCAGCGATGGATCAGCCATCTGAGAGAATTTTCTCCTGTCTCTGAACAAGGGCCGTGCCTGCAATTAGCAAAGAGAATTGCAGGGGTATTATATATGAATGCCCTACAgacaaaataagagagagaCATATCTGTGTCTCTATGTGCGTGCTCATGTATCAGTGCATGCATGTACAAGTGTGCGTCTGTCCGCGTATATAGCAAGAAAATAATCTACCAGAATGAAGCATGCCCATTTTAGGCTAAGGTGCAGGGCAAAAGTGCATCATTTCAACTATCACTAACCTGTTGCACATAGGCAAAAAGAAGGCAAAGCACATAATTAAACATTCAAACAAAGATATTGATTCAAAAACTTCAAAACTGAAGCAGCCAAAACAGTGTATGGGCTATAGGATCCACCAGCAAGTCACCCATTGATGGAAGAGTTCAGATTTTCAAAAACATTCCTTTTCAGATTCGTGGAAATTCATAACATCATTTATATATTTGTTGTAAGCTTATCTAGCAAGCATTAGAGCCCAGATAAGGTACCAATGGAATAGTTTAGCAGACTAACATGAATCAGGAATACATGAATTTATTTTCACAGCTTCAGTCCGACTCCACTAACTTCAAATCAGGACGTTAGTGCCTCTTTTAACACATCTCATGTAGCTTCTATGTTCAAGAGCGCACATATAAATTATCTGCTAATTCTAAGTCATTTCTGGACAGTGTAATGGGTGTGACTGCATCAAACTGACTTCTAGTCACTTAATCTATGGAGACAAAAGAAAGTGATTACTGGTCACAGATATATCACTCCATCCTAAAGAAaatcaaaaaggaaaagaaagaagcatAAGCATAAGTTGATGCTAACAACAGGAGTACATGGGGAAAGAGACATTGGATGCTTTATATGTGGTCCCCATTCTCCAATCTACCTCGGTTACTTAAGCAAAAAGTAACTTTGGTGGTCTAAATGGCAAAAGAATCACAATCCAATTGACAGCAGATCAACTATAGATGATAATTCTTGACAGTCCTCCAAAaagttgaaataaaaaataaaaggtgATCCAAAGGAACAAAAAGCAAGGATCCCAATTCAGCAGCTCCATTAAAGGTGCTTCACACTTTAATGGAAGAAAATCTAACGGGCACTTTGCTTAGAGTTCCCTCCGCCACTAGGACATAAACAGTCTCATTTCCATTTCAACCAAGGCAAATACTAGCAGGCAAGAGAGAGGTAGAGCTAAGTTACCCATGCAACCAAATTTTGCTCTGCAGCAGGTCTAGAATCGTCAATTGCTTTCCTGCCAGTGATGATCTCCAGAAGAACAACACCAAAGCTATAAATATCAGATTTGAATGTAAGCTGACCGGTCATTGCATAATCCGGAGCACAATATCCGTATGTACCCATCACCCTGGTGGAAACATGACTTTTATCTCCCGAAGGGCCAACTTTGGCCAAACCAAAATCAGATAGCTTTGGATGATAACCCTCCCCAAGAAGAATGTTAGAACACTTTAAATCTCGATAGATGACAGGAGGCTTCATCTTGTCATGCAAATACTCTAAGCCTCGAGCTGCACCAGCTGCTATATTCATTCTTGTGTTCCAATCAAGCTTTTTTTTATTGGATGGACGACCTACAAGAGTAACATAAATAACTTGACACTCATTGAGGATAAAGTGGCACATTAGCAAGATGGGACAGTTTCAAAAAGGGAGCAAATATAAGACATGCAGGCAAAAAGAATCAATCAAGAATATATGTAGCAAAACAACTCTaaccaaaataacaataataagtTCTCCAACATTGCACTTACCATGTAAATGGTCATCCAGAGAACCCAGGGGCATGTACTCATAGACCAACAGCCTCTGAACTCCCTCAGCACAACAACCAATTAACTTGACAAGATTAGGATGATCAGCCAAACTTAAGAATAATGCTTCAACCGTAAACTCCCTGATCCCTTGACATCCATTAGGATCAAGCTGCTTAATAGCCACAATCTACAGGGACAAGAAAAACTAACTTTAGATCTTTTGCAACATCACACATAGTACTAAGCATCTAGGTAACTAACGAATTTCTGAAGACAGTTTTAAGTAGTGGCGAATTTGTCAAATTGCAACCTTTAAAAGACAACAATAACAAAACTGACCTGACCGGTATCTACCAGACAACCTTTGTAAACTTTGCCAAAGCCTCCCTCCCCCAGAAAATTTTCTGACCTGAAATTTTCTGTAGCAGCTTCCAGTTCAGTATATTGAAAGGCCCTAGAGTTTGATCGATTACCATCTTCATCACAAAAAGACCTCTTACTAGCCACCTCGTCTGGTGCTGCAGATGGATTTATATCTATCTTGTTCTCCTTCTTCCCACCTTTATTTGGGCTCACTTCCCGTTTATTAGCACAAAAACACAAGAAGCACCTAAAAACATAAGTATGATAGAGGCCCACGGGGGAAGAAGGCAAAAAGACATAAAGAGAACATGGGCAAGATGATGCCAAAATATGGATTTCATATGATCCTCAGCTAAGTAGTACCAAGGGATAAccataataattactaaaaccTAAAAGCAAACAAAGAACCCCAGAAAAGACAAAATCACATAACACTAATAATTAAACAGTAACATCATGAATAACAATAAATATTAGGAAAAAAATCAAGTCGTCCCAAAGACGGTGTACAGCAAACAAGAACCAGCATTCACTATTTCAGACCATCAGGAAAAAAGGGTCAAAGATCCAACCAAACTATGTCACCACAATTGATGATGGACTCGGACACTTTCATCAACAAAGCATCCTGAGCTGAAATTAAATGTAATAATAGTCAACTACATCGAAAGCACACCGACACACATCAAGATTCAAAATTTCCGGCATCCGTCCTAGCACCATGAACCATAACTTACAAAAACCAACGCAGAAAAAGACAACCAGATAATTTCTGACAGACCATCTCCTACAAACTGGAAAACTTTAAGGGAAAATCCTATAAAAGAATTAATTATGCAAATTAGAAAAGGCAcctcaaatcatagcaaaagTCCCACTAAAAAGCAGACAAAAGAACCATGCAAATAAAACATCAGGAAGAAGATGGTCAGGCTTCATTCATGAAAAGGAACCAGCAAATTTTGTAcccattttcaattttcaagcaaaatcatgaaaaagaacCAGCAAATTTTGTACCCATTTTCAATTTCCAAGCAAAAGTCATGGAAAAAATAACCTTTTTAAGTTTTTCTTgcaaaaaatcaatcaaacaacATACAAAGCTCAAACCTGTTGTGGGTATTCTTTGATCATCTTTTGTATAGTGATTGGTATTGATATGACTataattcttcctttttttctctggCTTCTTGATTGATGATGAATCTCCTGAACATGGAAAACATCCCATGCTTTTTCCCTCTCCTATCTTTCTATCTATCTATCTCTCTCttatatttatatgtatatgtacTGTGTTGTCTGTGCGAAAATGTATATactcttgaaaattatttctccTTTTTACTCCCTTCTTCCTGCCTAAAAAGATGTATATGAAACAGAAGGCCCAGACACAGAAGAGAGGAATTTACAAAGCTGGTACAAGGTTCTGTAGAGAAAGAAGCATAGAGACACAGACAGCCAACACGGAGTGCTCAGCCTTAAGACACTCCTTTTGCTCTTCTTAGTTCTTACTTTCGTTATTTTGTTTcagttttctgatttttttttctcgaaTTTAACGACCTCGAGTTGTTATCGCCTGTGACACACGCTTCGGAGGTATTCCAATAAAACTGCCATGTCATTCTCCCGGATTTAGGTGTGCAACCGACTCTTAGCTTGTCAGAGGCTAGGTGGTTTATAAACAAGTACTTCTAATTTTCGACATAAGTATTtttaatttatcaaaaattagaatatttattttataaaaaaattagttACTAAACATCATAAAAGTATTTTTAATACTTAAAAGCTTCATTTTTTGGTAAATGCACCGTAACTTCAAACAGGATTTAAATAAGTTGAATAAGTTCaaacttatttaattattttttggatttgaaattttatttaattttgacttgtttattttttgactcgaactcgaactggaGTTGAACTCGAATAACTTGAACTTTTAAGATGTAAATTTTGCTTATATGCTAATCGAGCCAATCTTGAATTAAATTTGAGAGATTATCAAATACAAATTGCTGTTTAAAGTTGGTTTGATTAATTAGTAAACTAAATTCGAATGAGTTCTCATCGAGCTGAATTCAATTCGAGTATTAagtagtttaattcatttttcaaatttactcTGATTCTGCTAGTTAGGAAAAATTGCTACAAACTCCTCGTGTTTATAACAAATCTTTTAGCTTTTTGCTAACTtaattcattttatttcctGAATAGCTTGAAACTTATGTCCAAGTTTGAACTTAATTATATAATTAACAAGTTTTATTCTTTTAGAATTTAGTTTGCCTCAAGCTTGAAAAAATAATGAACACCAAATTTTATTTTAcctaatttaaaatttattaatgaCTAATTTCAAATGAACACTTATCAAACATAAATCGATGTGCATATCTAGTCATTTTATTCATGTTTATAGCTCCAAAATT
This window contains:
- the LOC113709649 gene encoding probable serine/threonine-protein kinase PBL7; translated protein: MGCFPCSGDSSSIKKPEKKRKNYSHINTNHYTKDDQRIPTTVSPNKGGKKENKIDINPSAAPDEVASKRSFCDEDGNRSNSRAFQYTELEAATENFRSENFLGEGGFGKVYKGCLVDTGQIVAIKQLDPNGCQGIREFTVEALFLSLADHPNLVKLIGCCAEGVQRLLVYEYMPLGSLDDHLHGRPSNKKKLDWNTRMNIAAGAARGLEYLHDKMKPPVIYRDLKCSNILLGEGYHPKLSDFGLAKVGPSGDKSHVSTRVMGTYGYCAPDYAMTGQLTFKSDIYSFGVVLLEIITGRKAIDDSRPAAEQNLVAWARPLFRDRRKFSQMADPSLEGQYPVRGLYQALAIAAMCVQEQASMRPVIADIVIALNYLASQTYDPSRLPVHNSRKSSSSYKSRKDDEQKPLAGTTTRDDDDEQTRLND